A region of the Synechococcus sp. PCC 7502 genome:
AAACCTCCAACTGATTAGGGGATATTTTTCGACTTTGGGCAATTCGAGTAATTTGTGCTTTGGCAGCGAGCGGGGTAATGTGAGGATCAAGGCTAGAGCCGGAGGTATAAACTAAATCTGCGGTGGGCGTAATGCCAGCTTTTTGGAGTCGGGGAATCTCGCCTGCGATCGCTTTTTGGGGGTTTGGATCAGGTTTACCTTTGATGCGATCAATCAAATCAGGATTACTCGGAGCTAAATTACTTGCCCCAGATACCCCCGTTTTCAGGATTCCAGCTTGATCATCTTTGGGATTGGCAGTGCTGTAGTTGGTAGTGCTAGGGCGGCTGTTAAAATAGCGATCGCTAGTAAAAGGCTGTCCAATTAAACCAGAGCCAATAACTTCACCTTGGGCATTACGAATTAAACTACCATTTGCCTGATTGGGGAATAATCCCTGTCCGATAGCTAACATAGAAAAGGGATAAATTACTGCTACCAAGA
Encoded here:
- the kdpC gene encoding K(+)-transporting ATPase subunit C, with the protein product MNPIRELTKALRFTIIIWLLVAVIYPFSMLAIGQGLFPNQANGSLIRNAQGEVIGSGLIGQPFTSDRYFNSRPSTTNYSTANPKDDQAGILKTGVSGASNLAPSNPDLIDRIKGKPDPNPQKAIAGEIPRLQKAGITPTADLVYTSGSSLDPHITPLAAKAQITRIAQSRKISPNQLEVLIQQNTDGRFLGIFGEEGVNVLKLNLALDTLLKS